One genomic region from Vanacampus margaritifer isolate UIUO_Vmar chromosome 2, RoL_Vmar_1.0, whole genome shotgun sequence encodes:
- the xirp1 gene encoding xin actin-binding repeat-containing protein 1 isoform X3, producing METFSLRRAQSLKSLARVQERSWDMPAPTRWDRKSVSQLVHHYQSCGDLRSQENMTHKLQTSDRILAEGWSGPVNRDKVGSLRTERLSRSRSMDVLPQSENTGTRALCVLFESKAKLQQKSSCSPNLNSSASARNGERIGDCPLQDRRSHNTSAQRVTQSEGGKTTNGFPESYNKVSSSRYSYDDKYSTFASLSKSGILTTQASNRISTCSSVRDRSALYLSRAASIDSIGRSTQPGLIATSGTRIKSNKMAETARKVTVSESSHDEDDLPLPPPPPPPPVPARPLDYEGSSALSSLPMPPPKETFSTYYQQRQKSELKRLFKHIHPDIRHLGDAVDDDIMKAMQPADTEATDAEYQGEVQSMRWIFENWNLDTIGDPHATKKLLDEEDFTSGNVRGTSSVFEHCDNRPQISEAFANRQTSVKGDVRTSTWLFETKPLDSLNKKDEGELVEAVLKEPIQPGDVSGTRLLFETKPLSDFGRCNSIEDNNFLKLMSELQEEKGDVQKTVKLFQADPNCAIRDKIGNIHTVKSICREEINNGHTSSARWLFETQPLDMINERSDGVKIIRGISLEEGDRGGVDRKRWMFETQSFNAITEVAEVDKFKSTLAECTTEADVTNKTMLFEMQPLATLRGNAEERMLEKDTVIGGDVKTSLWLFETQPMETLNDSYEVGCLKKITLSADEQGAIRDKKIIFEGRGTEKSSSGKQQVIERGDVMGFKQLFETIPLSKIAYRNEESNNTSGNQIPENSTLYAIKDSSGNLHKITTVSREECIKGTVQNYKWMFETKPLHELTKGKENVEVIKGITREEDTMGDVKLAKWLFETQTIDGIHSKFNQMEPSGSVGAQPCKGDVKACKWLFETQPMDVLYDKSEKVNDKETIDSSSVKSMTWLFESQPLDSIKDGEEYNLNLCTTIQDSVKSKTGVQTVKHLFETETLDRTRNNQTEQDLRCVSQVNFQSGDVSRVKELFESQSLDEIGSEMLMTCDEHNDDDQIQKGSVHKFTWLFENCPMNTINKDNDDANVEKPSEAVSGDVKNKKFIFETSSLDKIHDQPLEQKSVSLEQLESDVDVKSSTMMFESLPLYAIRDKEGQFHEVTTVKKDEVLSGDVRGARWMFETKPLEAIKAENEVYVIRAVTQEDVEKGDVKSARWKFETQPLDSFTTREEPSVKVTEDVGGRNVQLNKKIFESEESNNTFVRMVSVTDVQRGDVRTSTWLFENQTIDSLRGEPQEQGPVKTVHREDSQKGDVKRCTWLFESQPLDKIKEPEETSFQGSEEIIPKADVKCTTWLFETTPLDKITSSSVSDTMSLLSELNLVISSGIIIEAKEGQNVTMAKFSRESTHEVQIQKEEVVEGNLRNIILQLILKPSNTQVTLLREVENGNVNTTVVQLPVCQSATATAIDRDQILQNVVQMIDELLTQGNNFKKGILMQETTGGQVDMSIYSLLSHSEMETPSQVIERGDVKSAIGNLLSTASSPRIATTCRIDENEKGNVNLYKSCIEKGDLHYLKSLLSEASEDDVDHKTLGKDQIEIIQGDVREAKRSLCQQKEAAERTISDVLPGDVKNTKRVFSSECSFIAENCIPRDEIIPGDISTAKQQLAAKQSVVVEKEEIVAGDIKASMESLERAKQQSMSIERENITPGTIYDMDLSSKCPQTEASQVQRETILSGDVKAAKKSLQLAKQQSMQVERQVVAPGKIYNLDVSVQEGSSVVVTQSSSTSRSHPIKTCPKVSDAVKDLESHVSLDTCQQGDKPRSVVVTNSSAPQSPFVSYECNGVTSEDGPQDVFKGDIKSTIRSLQSAAMEQRLPDKEAIVRGNVHLALQSLEKSSVNVSKGDFKSAMLYRNSGRSCSENSKAVHKQSVAVSMPPSDTTLFPSISVTCEGQPSITAQNSTCYPLENGGSKSSSSEVGTAPSRLIKKPQNLKPALPPKPQWTKPAAIDDPKLSPAIKREPVSHQIAKHNTQLPTGKFVDDTRSNCQVTKSNTTELEMERNVIQKINAAEEIQKCMKDYEDNSKHETNMSLKAAFNNFERTSSGNRNKKAKSPKNVLNIKDEVKKTIKNTSTAENKQICKSDTSETNSAASACQITKNTNDNENKVVLRQKKVNETESQRRQRLSVHLDEIMKGNVKAAMEIFENMRKREELKGILSQVQEIEGESTNADVSSLKTFCNDVPGWMVSSREHSKQSKVEAQDDDLESVSSVETAFEDLEKASKEIMHLKEQTLAKLLDIEEAIKKALYSVSNLKSEADIAGLSGLFGESLKSEQHVQPASNIRKISIVSSKAKPSQGQDARIHPSDSRLPTHEATRQANKLVRQSCSQSSPSFISIHSAARKPAEQPKPTMSTFKPTPERNAQGDPTQGSGHSPAKRNVSVLEVQTVPEEPAGIIGTKTVSETYKETDGFGNVFVSSVTSTFVTKQSDNEPAAVFEVVGGPSTYKVMTSPSLQRCSRPPDDKKPSNTNEKGEVFVTFSQAKEKQ from the exons ATGGAGACGTTCAGCCTGAGGAGGGCGCAGTCCTTGAAGAGCCTCGCCAGGGTTCAGGAGAGGTCATGGGACATGCCAGCTCCCACCCGCTGGGACAGAAAGTCCGTGTCGCAGCTGGTGCATCA TTACCAAAGCTGTGGTGACCTAAGGAGTCAAGAAAATATGACACATAAATTGCAG ACATCAGACAGAATTTTAGCAGAAGGATGGAGCGGACCAGTAAACAGAGACAAAGTGGGATCTTTAAGAACCGAAAGATTGTCAAGAAGTCGCTCCATGGACGTCCTCCCTCAGAGTGAGAACACAGGTACCAGAGCTCTGTGTGTGCTATTCGAATCCAAGGCCAAGCTGCAGCAGAAGTCCAGCTGCAGCCCCAACCTCAACTCATCAGCGTCTGCAAGAAATGGCGAGAGAATAGGAGACTGCCCCCTGCAGGATCGGAGAAGTCACAACACCAGCGCTCAG AGGGTGACCCAGTCGGAGGGAGGAAAGACCACAAATGGCTTCCCAGAGTCCTACAACAAAGTTTCCAGTTCCAGATACTCATACG ATGACAAATATAGCACATTCGCATCGCTGAGCAAGAGTGGCATCCTAACAACACAAGCCAGCAACAGGATATCAACTTGCTCCTCTGTCAGAGACAGGTCAGCTCTCTATCTGTCAAGAGCAGCATCCATTGACTCCATTGGACGTTCAACACAACCG GGATTGATTGCTACATCAGGGACAAGGATTAAAAGCAACAAG ATGGCTGAGACAGCTAGGAAAGTCACAGTTTCTGAATCATCTCATGATGAAGACGATCTTCctctcccaccaccaccacctcctcctcctgtgCCCGCAAGGCCCCTTGACTATGAAGGGTCCTCAGCATTAAGTAGCCTCCCTATGCCGCCGCCTAAAGAAACCTTTTCCACATACTATCAGCAAAGGCAGAAGAGTGAACTGAAGAGGCTCTTTAAACACATCCACCCAGACATCAGACATCTTGGTGACGCTGTGGATGATGACATAATGAAGGCGATGCAGCCGGCGGACACTGAGGCAACAGATGCAGAATATCAGGGTGAAGTACAGTCAATGAGGTGgatctttgaaaactggaatcTGGATACTATTGGGGATCCCCATGCAACCAAGAAGCTGCTGGATGAGGAGGACTTCACAAGTGGAAATGTCAGAGGCACCTCCTCCGTGTTTGAGCACTGTGATAACAGACCTCAAATTTCAGAGGCATTTGCAAACAGGCAGACTTCCGTCAAAGGGGACGTGAGAACATCTACCTGGCTCTTTGAAACAAAGCCCTTAGATTCCCTTAACAAAAAAGACGAAGGAGAACTGGTTGAAGCCGTGTTGAAGGAGCCCATCCAGCCAGGAGATGTCAGTGGGACACGTCTTCTTTTTGAGACCAAACCACTAAGTGACTTTGGCCGCTGTAACTCCATAGAGGACAATAACTTCTTGAAACTGATGTCGGAGCTCCAGGAAGAAAAAGGAGATGTCCAAAAGACTGTGAAACTCTTTCAGGCAGACCCGAACTGTGCTATTCGAGACAAAATTGGCAATATCCATACAGTGAAATCCATCTGCAGGGAGGAGATCAACAATGGACACACGAGCAGTGCTCGTTGGTTATTCGAAACCCAGCCTTTGGACATGATCAACGAGAGAAGCGATGGCGTGAAAATAATTCGGGGCATATCTCTGGAAGAGGGAGACAGAGGCGGAGTGGACAGAAAGAGGTGGATGTTCGAAACCCAGTCTTTTAATGCTATAACGGAGGTTGCAGAAGTGGACAAGTTCAAGAGCACATTGGCTGAGTGCACAACAGAGGCTGACGTCACCAACAAGACGATGCTCTTTGAGATGCAACCACTGGCAACACTGCGAGGAAACGCAGAGGAAAGGATGTTGGAAAAGGACACAGTTATTGGAGGAGATGTCAAGACATCGCTTTGGCTGTTTGAAACTCAACCCATGGAGACTCTAAATGATAGCTATGAAGTTGGCTGTTTAAAGAAAATAACCCTTTCCGCTGATGAACAAGGAGCGATTAGagacaaaaaaatcatatttgagGGCCGTGGCACCGAAAAGAGCTCCTCGGGAAAACAACAAGTGATTGAAAGGGGTGATGTCATGGGGTTCAAGCAACTTTTTGAAACGATTCCTCTAAGTAAAATTGCTTATCGCAATGAGGAGAGTAACAATACATCAGGAAATCAAATTCCTGAGAATTCTACTTTGTATGCTATCAAAGACAGTTCTGGAAATCTCCACAAGATAACAACTGTCAGTCGTGAGGAGTGCATCAAGGGAACGGTCCAGAACTACAAGTGGATGTTTGAGACCAAGCCTTTACACGAACTaacaaaaggaaaggaaaatgtTGAGGTCATCAAAGGCATCACAAGAGAGGAGGACACAATGGGTGATGTCAAGTTGGCAAAGTGGCTGTTTGAAACCCAGACGATAGATGGAATTCATTCCAAGTTCAACCAGATGGAGCCAAGTGGTTCTGTTGGAGCCCAGCCTTGTAAAGGTGATGTCAAGGCATGCAAATGGTTATTTGAGACACAACCGATGGACGTTTTGTATGACAAATCAGAGAAAGTGAATGACAAAGAGACCATTGATAGCTCAAGCGTTAAGTCGATGACATGGCTTTTTGAATCACAGCCATTAGACAGCATAAAAGATGGCGAGGAGTACAATCTAAACCTCTGTACCACCATACAGGATTCTGTCAAATCCAAGACTGGTGTTCAAACAGTCAAACATCTTTTTGAAACAGAGACCCTGGACAGAACAAGAAATAACCAAACAGAACAAGACCTGAGATGCGTCAGCCAAGTTAACTTTCAGTCAGGAGACGTCTCAAGAGTTAAAGAACTTTTCGAATCCCAGTCCCTTGATGAAATCGGATCAGAAATGCTGATGACTTGTGACGAACACAATGACGACGATCAAATCCAGAAAGGATCTGTACACAAATTCACTTGGTTGTTTGAGAACTGTCCCATGAACACAATTAACAAGGACAACGATGATGCAAACGTTGAGAAACCCAGTGAAGCTGTGAGCGGggatgtcaaaaacaaaaagtttatttttgaaACCTCATCACTGGACAAAATCCACGATCAGCCTCTTGAACAGAAGTCTGTCAGTTTGGAACAGCTGGAGAGTGATGTGGATGTGAAGTCCAGCACCATGATGTTTGAGTCCCTGCCCCTGTATGCCATAAGGGACAAGGAGGGACAGTTTCATGAGGTGACAACTGTGAAAAAGGATGAGGTCTTAAGTGGTGACGTGAGAGGAGCCAGATGGATGTTTGAGACGAAGCCCCTGGAGGCCATCAAGGCAGAGAATGAAGTTTATGTGATCCGAGCTGTCACTCAAGAGGATGTCGAGAAAGGAGATGTCAAATCAGCCAGATGGAAGTTTGAGACACAACCACTGGACTCCTTTACTACCAGAGAAGAACCTTCTGTTAAGGTCACTGAAGACGTTGGGGGCCGCAATGTGCAGTTGaataaaaagatttttgaaTCCGAGGAATCAAACAATACGTTTGTAAGAATGGTTAGCGTCACTGACGTTCAGCGGGGAGATGTTAGGACCTCCACCTGGCTCTTTGAGAATCAAACAATTGACAGCCTCAGGGGAGAACCTCAAGAGCAAGGTCCAGTTAAAACAGTCCACAGAGAAGACAgccagaaaggagatgtgaaaCGCTGCACTTGGCTGTTTGAATCACAGCCACTTGACAAAATCAAGGAGCCAGAAGAAACATCTTTCCAAGGTTCGGAGGAAATCATCCCAAAAGCAGACGTGAAGTGCACAACCTGGCTTTTTGAAACAACTCCACTGGACAAAATCACCTCCAGCAGTGTTTCTGACACCATGTCACTTTTAAGTGAATTGAATTTAGTTATTTCAAGTGGCATAATAATAGAAGCAAAAGAAGGTCAAAATGTTACCATGGCAAAATTCAGTCGGGAAAGCACACATGAAGTCCAAATTCAGAAAGAAGAGGTTGTTGAAGGAAATCTCCGAAACATCATCTTACAACTCATACTTAAACCAAGCAACACACAAGTTACGCTTCTTCGAGAAGTGGAAAATGGAAACGTGAATACTACTGTAGTCCAACTTCCAGTCTGTCAGTCAGCTACAGCTACTGCTATTGATCGGGATCAAATACTTCAAAACGTTGTTCAGATGATTGACGAACTACTTACCCAAGGTAACAACTTCAAGAAAGGAATCCTAATGCAAGAGACCACTGGTGGACAAGTGGACATGTCTATCTATTCACTTTTAAGCCATAGTGAAATGGAGACTCCAAGTCAAGTTATTGAAAGAGGAGATGTGAAATCCGCCATTGGAAATCTGTTATCAACTGCCAGCAGTCCAAGGATAGCGACAACATGTAGAATAGATGAAAATGAAAAGGGGAATGTGAACTTGTACAAAAGCTGCATCGAGAAAGGAGATCTGCACTACCTGAAAAGTCTTCTTTCTGAGGCATCAGAAGATGATGTTGATCACAAAACTCTTGGCAAGGATCAAATTGAGATTATACAGGGCGATGTGAGGGAGGCAAAAAGAAGTCTCTGCCAGCAAAAGGAAGCGGCAGAGCGAACTATTTCAGATGTTCTGCCAGGGGATGTGAAGAACACCAAAAGGGTATTTTCATCAGAATGCTCATTCATTGCTGAAAACTGCATTCCACGGGATGAAATCATTCCTGGGGATATTTCAAcagcaaaacaacaacttgCAGCAAAGCAATCAGTCGTGGTTGAAAAAGAGGAAATTGTGGCTGGGGACATCAAGGCATCAATGGAGTCATTAGAACGTGCAAAGCAACAGAGCATGAGCATAGAACGGGAGAACATTACACCTGGAACTATTTATGACATGGACTTGTCATCTAAGTGCCCGCAAACAGAAGCAAGTCAAGTACAAAGAGAGACAATCCTATCTGGAGATGTGAAGGCGGCAAAAAAGTCCCTGCAACTGGCCAAGCAGCAAAGCATGCAAGTAGAGCGACAAGTCGTTGCTCCGGGAAAAATATACAACCTGGATGTCTCTGTCCAAGAAGGAAGCTCTGTGGTGGTTACGCAATCATCTTCGACCTCCAGAAGCCACCCAATCAAGACTTGTCCAAAGGTCAGTGATGCCGTCAAAGATTTGGAAAGCCATGTTTCCTTAGACACTTGCCAACAGGGAGACAAACCCCGTAGTGTAGTTGTAACAAATTCGAGTGCACCACAATCACCTTTTGTAAGTTACGAGTGTAATGGCGTGACAAGCGAAGATGGGCCACAAGATGTTTTTAAAGGAGATATAAAGTCAACAATTAGATCTCTGCAGAGTGCAGCAATGGAGCAAAGGCTCCCAGATAAAGAAGCCATTGTAAGAGGTAATGTCCATCTCGCATTGCAATCACTTGAGAAGTCTAGTGTAAATGTCTCCAAGGGAGACTTTAAATCAGCGATGCTTTACAGGAATTCAGGGAGATCTTGTTCAGAGAACAGCAAAGCTGTTCACAAGCAGAGTGTTGCGGTGTCTATGCCTCCATCTGACACAACATTGTTTCCTTCAATTTCAGTAACGTGCGAGGGGCAACCGTCCATCACAGCACAGAACTCAACATGCTACCCGCTAGAAAATGGAGGCTCTAAATCGTCCAGTTCTGAGGTTGGAACTGCCCCATCACGCCTGATAAAGAAACCGCAGAACCTGAAGCCAGCTTTGCCACCAAAGCCACAATGGACTAAACCAGCGGCCATAGATGATCCGAAGTTGTCACCTGCCATTAAAAGAGAGCCAGTTTCTCACCAAATTGCCAAACATAACACTCAACTTCCAACAGGCAAGTTTGTTGATGATACAAGATCAAACTGCCAAGTGACAAAGTCAAATACCACTGAATTGGAGATGGAGAGAAACGTCATACAGAAGATTAATGCGGCCGAAGAGATACAAAAGTGCATGAAAGATTATGAGGACAATTCCAAGCATGAAACGAACATGAGCTTGAAGGCTGCATTCAATAACTTTGAGAGAACGAGCAGCGGGAACCGGAACAAAAAAGCCAAAAGCCCCAAAAACGTCCTAAACATCAAAGatgaagtgaaaaaaacaatcaaaaacacaagcactgctgaaaacaaacaaatctgcaAGAGTGACACGTCCGAGACAAACAGTGCGGCGAGTGCGTGCCAAATAACGAAAAACACAAACgacaatgaaaataaagttgttttaaGACAGAAGAAAGTCAATGAGACTGAAAGCCAGCGACGACAAAGGCTTTCTGTCCACCTGGATGAGATCATGAAGGGAAACGTGAAGGCAGCCAtggaaatatttgaaaatatgcGGAAACGAGAGGAACTCAAAGGAATCTTGTCTCAGGTGCAAGAGATAGAAGGAGAAAGCACAAATGCAGATGTTAGCTCATTAAAGACATTTTGTAATGATGTCCCTGGTTGGATGGTATCATCAAGAGAACattcaaagcaaagcaaagttGAGGCACAGGATGATGACCTAGAAAGTGTTTCTTCGGTTGAAACTGCATTTGAAGATTTGGAAAAAGCGAGCAAGGAAATAATGCACCTGAAGGAGCAAACTTTAGCCAAGCTTCTTGACATTGAAGAAGCCATTAAGAAAGCACTGTACTCGGTGTCCAACCTGAAATCTGAGGCCGATATTGCAGGGTTGTCAGGACTTTTTGGTGAATCCTTGAAGTCAGAGCAACATGTTCAACCTGCCAGCAATATCAGGAAAATCAGCATTGTGTCAAGCAAGGCCAAACCAAGTCAAGGACAAGACGCAAGAATTCACCCCAGTGACTCTCGTCTTCCCACACACGAAGCGACCAGGCAAGCAAACAAGTTGGTTAGACAGTCATGTTCCCAGTCGTCACCCTCgtttatatccatccattcagcTGCCAGGAAGCCCGCTGAACAACCGAAGCCCACCATGTCCACATTCAAACCAACGCCAGAGAGGAACGCTCAAGGGGATCCGACCCAAGGGTCTGGTCACAGCCCAGCAAAGCGCAACGTCAGCGTGCTCGAGGTGCAAACAGTTCCAGAGGAACCTGCAGGAATAATCGGCACGAAGACTGTCAGTGAAACATACAAAGAGACAGACGGCTTTGGCAACGTTTTTGTATCTTCTGTAACGTCAACATTTGTCACCAAACAGTCTGATAATGAACCAGCTGCTGTTTTTGAGGTGGTAGGAGGGCCAAGCACATACAAAGTCATGACATCGCCATCACTGCAAAGATGTAGTCGCCCTCCTGACGACAAGAAGCCGAGTAACACCAATGAGAAAGGGGAAGTGTTTGTAACGTTTAGCCAAGCAAAGGAAAAACAGTGA